From a single Armatimonadia bacterium genomic region:
- a CDS encoding family 16 glycoside hydrolase — AWSPTPVFHRPSCFGRVTFTGNPYHDDFSAYPEGGLPLPTWTILGGDWKVTQGTLVGSNVPAGGFTASGALVGDDTWKDYRVSLRMQIQKRGSDHRDGAWIGVRSSGPDKCYSVNFGRGLQIHKAVDGKSTGDASSLAKADLTVDDRWHDVSITVRGAVITVDLDGRPVLSATDTGALGLPPVASGGVCLSARRWSGGTGDTVVAFDDVKVEKL, encoded by the coding sequence GCCTGGTCACCCACGCCGGTGTTCCATCGCCCCTCCTGCTTCGGTCGCGTGACCTTCACCGGCAACCCCTACCACGACGACTTCTCCGCCTATCCCGAGGGAGGGCTCCCGCTGCCGACCTGGACGATCCTCGGCGGCGACTGGAAGGTCACCCAGGGGACTCTGGTCGGCAGTAATGTCCCGGCGGGTGGCTTCACAGCCTCCGGTGCGCTGGTCGGAGATGACACCTGGAAGGACTACCGTGTGAGCCTGCGAATGCAGATCCAGAAGCGGGGCAGCGACCATCGCGACGGTGCCTGGATCGGTGTTCGCTCCAGCGGCCCGGACAAGTGTTACAGCGTCAACTTCGGCCGTGGCCTCCAGATCCACAAGGCGGTCGACGGCAAGAGCACCGGCGACGCCAGTTCCCTCGCTAAGGCCGACCTCACCGTCGACGACCGCTGGCATGACGTCAGCATCACGGTTCGCGGTGCGGTCATCACGGTGGACCTCGACGGCCGCCCGGTGCTCTCCGCCACCGACACCGGCGCACTCGGTCTGCCTCCAGTGGCCTCCGGCGGTGTCTGTCTCTCGGCTCGCCGATGGAGCGGCGGAACCGGCGATACCGTTGTGGCCTTCGATGATGTGAAGGTTGAGAAGCTCTGA